The sequence TATCTGGTAAATAAAGAAGGAGAAAAACATTATTCAGTAACTGGTGAAGTAGGATTCCCGTTCTTTGGAGAATTTATTCTGGACTGTATAAACAGGACAGAAAACTCAATGACACAGGAACATGCATTTAAGGCAGCGGAATTATGTCTTATTGCACAGGAAAAAGCAGTTAAGATAAAATAATGTTTTCAAAGGAGCTGGTATGCAAAAGCTAAGAGTGGCCATAGTAGGAGGAGGGTCTATAAGCAAAGTCCATATTGAAGCAATAAAAGACAGTGGATTAGGAGAAATGGTGTGTATAGTAGAGAATGATCCTGAAAAGACAGAGGAGCTGTCCAGTGAATATAGTGTGCCTGTAATACAGAACTATAAGGAGATACTGAATAGAGAGGACATAGATGTGGTTCATATAACCACACCGCATTATAATCATTATGAAATAGCACTGGACTTCATAAGGCACAGGAAAAACCTGCTTATAGAAAAGCCTCTTACACTAAGCATAAAAGAAGCTGAGACTTTAGTGGAAGAATCGGAAAAGAACGATGTATGCACAGCTATAGTCTATCAGAACAGATTAAATAAAACATCTGCATACTTAAAGAAACTTCTGAATGAAGAGAAATACGGAAAAATACTCGGTGTAAAAGGAATTCTTGCATGGTGCAGGGAACCGGAATATTATCTTGGCAGTGACTGGAAGGGAACTATAGATAAAGAAGGCGGCGGAGTCCTGATAAATCAGGCTATTCATACTTTGGATCTTATGCTTTGGTTTGGTGGGAATGTGAAAATCGTAAAAGGAAGTGTGCATAAAAACCGGCTTACAAATGAAATAGAAGTGGAAGATACTGTGGAAGCATTTATAATATTTGAAAACGGTGCTAAAGGAATATTTTATGCCACTAATAATTACTCTTATGACTCAAGCGTGGAACTGGAAGTTCACTGTGAAAGAGGAATATTAAATATAAAAAACAATAAACTGAGATTATTTTCCGATGATGAGGAAGTACTTCTGGCAGAAGAAAATTTTACAAAAAATGAATTCAATAAAAAATGTTACGGAAATTCCCATGAAACACTAATAAAAGGCTTTTATGAATCTGTTTTGGGAAAAACAAAAAATTACATAGACATAAAAGAGGGAATAAAAGCTTTGAAAGTAATAGAAAAAATCTATAATAAGGAGGAAAAAACTTGGTAAAGATAGGTGTCATTGGCTATGGAAACATAGGAT is a genomic window of Sebaldella sp. S0638 containing:
- a CDS encoding Gfo/Idh/MocA family protein — protein: MQKLRVAIVGGGSISKVHIEAIKDSGLGEMVCIVENDPEKTEELSSEYSVPVIQNYKEILNREDIDVVHITTPHYNHYEIALDFIRHRKNLLIEKPLTLSIKEAETLVEESEKNDVCTAIVYQNRLNKTSAYLKKLLNEEKYGKILGVKGILAWCREPEYYLGSDWKGTIDKEGGGVLINQAIHTLDLMLWFGGNVKIVKGSVHKNRLTNEIEVEDTVEAFIIFENGAKGIFYATNNYSYDSSVELEVHCERGILNIKNNKLRLFSDDEEVLLAEENFTKNEFNKKCYGNSHETLIKGFYESVLGKTKNYIDIKEGIKALKVIEKIYNKEEKTW